Proteins encoded within one genomic window of Trichomycterus rosablanca isolate fTriRos1 chromosome 7, fTriRos1.hap1, whole genome shotgun sequence:
- the seta gene encoding SET nuclear proto-oncogene a produces MSASAAKVSKKDPNSNHDGADETSEKEQQEAIEHIDEVQNEIDRLNEQASEEILKVEQKYNKLRQPFFQKRSELIAKIPNFWVTTFVNHPQVSALLGEEDEEALHYLTRVEVTEFEDIKSGYRIDFYFDENMYFENKVLSKEIHLNESGDPTPKSTEIKWKPGKDLTSRSSQTQSKAGKKRQHEEPESFFTWFTDHSDSGADELGEVIKDDIWPNPLQYYLVPDMEDEEGEGEDEDEDEEGLEDIDEEGEEDGEEEEDEGEDDDGEDD; encoded by the exons ATGTCTGCCTCAGCGGCTAAAGTGAGTAAAAAGGATCCGAACTCCAACCACGACGGAGCGGACGAGACCTCCG aaaaagagcagcaggaagccATTGAGCACATTGATGAAGTACAGAATGAAATTGACag ACTGAACGAACAGGCCAGTGAGGAGATCCTTAAAGTTGAGCAGAAATACAATAAGCTTCGCCAGCCATTCTTTCAAAAGCGGTCAGAACTTATTGCCAAAATCCCCAACTTCTGGGTCACTACGTTTGTGAATCATCCACAAG TCTCTGCTCTCCTTGgtgaagaggatgaagaagcACTTCATTATCTAACCAGAGTGGAAGTAACAGAGTTTGAAGACATCAAATCAGGATACAGAATAGATTTT TACTTTGATGAAAACATGTATTTTGAAAACAAAGTCCTTTCCAAAGAAATCCACCTGAATGAAAGCGGAGACCCGACTCCCAAGTCAACAGAGATCAAATGGAAACCAGGaaag gaccTCACAAGTCGTTCCAGCCAAACCCAGAGTAAAGCGGGTAAAAAGAGGCAACACGAAGAACCCGAGAGTTTTTTCACCTGGTTCACTGACCATTCAGATTCTGGAGCAGATGAGTTGGGAGAGGTCATTAAGGATGATATCTGGCCCAATCCCCTGCAGTACTACCTG GTCCCAGACATGGAAGATGAGGAAGGGGAAGGAGAGGATGAAGACGAAGACGAGGAAGGTCTAGAGGATATAGATGAAGAAGGGGAGGAAGatggagaggaggaggaggacgaaGGGGAG GACGACGACGGGGAGGACGACTGA
- the si:ch211-51h9.7 gene encoding uncharacterized protein si:ch211-51h9.7, producing the protein MELLVLQVPLMKVHMSLWMLLLYAVLWQKTALIAACSGSDELLLLCRFCGHEVALEKHVHFMPSPLALSHRNNTIIGERRVAVQLLENPQGFRFEVLSFKQADVLKHWPADDHFTWFPGFSWTVATCPRCKTHLGWAFQPSEWPKTVTREEFEASDWTFVTLIADRLLREHVASTLLMTPKSFKS; encoded by the exons ATGGAGCTTCTGGTTCTACAAGTTCCCCTCATGAAGGTCCACATGTCGCTCTGGATGCTTCTCCTTTATGCGGTTTTATGGCAGAAAACCGCGTTAATCGCGGCGTGTTCGGGTTCGgatgagctgctgctgctgtgcaGGTTCTGCGGCCATGAAGTGGCTTTAGAAAAACACGTTCATTTCATGCCGAGTCCTCTCGCCCTGTCCCACCGAAACAACACCATCATCGGGGAGAGGAGAGTCGCCGTCCAGCTGCTCGAGAACCCGCAGGGATTCCGCTTCGAGGTGCTTTCCTTTAAACAAGCTGATGTGCTGAAGCACTGGCCGGCTGATGACCACTTCACCTGGTTTCCAGGCTTCTCATGGACTGTAGCGACGTGTCCGAGATGCAAAACACACCTGG GATGGGCATTTCAACCGAGCGAGTGGCCAAAGACGGTCACGAGAGAAGAATTCGAGGCCTCGGATTGGACCTTCGTGACCCTGATCGCCGACAGACTCCTACGGGAACACGTCGCTTCGACACTCTTGATGACACCGAAGTCGTTTAAGAGTTGA